A portion of the Thermodesulfovibrionia bacterium genome contains these proteins:
- a CDS encoding phasin family protein, protein MSLSDIFQKTCMAGLGIQEKFKEFVDELINKGELSEAQGKKLFDEWSEKAGKTKEDFEKNITDLINKSLDTINIPKKSEVEELNKKVQALSKKVDKLERSLNKE, encoded by the coding sequence ATGTCATTATCTGATATCTTTCAGAAAACATGTATGGCAGGGCTTGGGATACAGGAGAAGTTCAAGGAGTTCGTAGACGAGCTAATCAATAAGGGAGAGCTCAGCGAGGCACAGGGCAAGAAGCTATTTGACGAATGGTCTGAAAAGGCGGGCAAGACCAAAGAAGACTTTGAAAAGAACATAACTGACCTTATTAATAAATCCCTCGATACTATCAACATACCTAAGAAATCAGAAGTCGAGGAACTTAATAAAAAGGTCCAGGCGCTTTCAAAGAAAGTGGATAAACTCGAAAGATCGCTCAATAAAGAGTGA
- a CDS encoding regulatory protein RecX: protein MRGSQADAKSSALRLIDYRPRSRKEMIQRLKLKGFEDDEINGTIEYLERAGLINDEILADGLLKHAIERKLLGKRGAELFLYKRGIERNLISKVISSHTKENEDEAAKKLLEKKLRTLSKQPEEVIKRRLYGMLQRRGFASDVIKAAVSSAMK, encoded by the coding sequence ATGAGAGGTTCTCAAGCTGACGCAAAAAGTTCTGCCCTGAGACTCATTGACTACCGCCCCAGAAGCCGCAAAGAGATGATCCAGCGGCTGAAGTTAAAAGGCTTTGAAGATGATGAGATAAACGGCACAATTGAATACCTCGAACGTGCCGGGCTTATCAATGACGAGATCCTGGCTGACGGGCTGCTAAAACACGCGATTGAAAGAAAATTACTTGGAAAAAGAGGCGCGGAGCTCTTTCTTTACAAACGCGGGATAGAAAGAAACCTTATATCTAAAGTCATCTCCTCCCATACAAAAGAGAACGAAGACGAAGCCGCAAAAAAACTCCTCGAGAAAAAATTAAGAACATTAAGCAAACAGCCTGAAGAAGTCATAAAGAGAAGGCTGTACGGAATGCTCCAGCGAAGGGGCTTTGCCTCTGATGTGATAAAAGCGGCCGTCAGCTCTGCGATGAAGTAA
- the recA gene encoding recombinase RecA, with product MTDKNRLKALEVAISQIEKQFGKGSIMKLGSEGRTEIEVIPTGSIGLDIALGVGGFPRGRVIEIYGPESSGKTTLTLNAIAQAQKAGGAAAFIDAEHALDVTYAEKIGVNINELLLSQPDSGEQALEVTETLVRSGALDLIVIDSVAALVPQAEIEGDMGQSLPGLQARLMSQALRKLTSAISKSHTTVIFINQIRMKIGVMFGNPETTTGGNALKFYSSVRLDIRKIEQLKDAQESVGNRVRVKVVKNKVAPPFKQAEFDIYFNEGISRTGEIIEHGVLKGIVERAGAWYSYNGNRIGQGRDNTKEYLKSNPELANEIEDKVLEAYGMKKHKK from the coding sequence ATGACTGACAAGAACCGTTTAAAAGCTTTGGAAGTGGCAATTTCACAGATAGAGAAACAGTTTGGCAAAGGCTCCATAATGAAGTTAGGCTCTGAGGGGAGAACCGAAATCGAGGTGATACCGACCGGTTCCATCGGACTTGATATAGCGCTCGGCGTAGGCGGCTTTCCGAGAGGCAGGGTCATTGAGATATACGGGCCTGAGTCATCAGGCAAGACAACCCTCACGCTCAATGCGATTGCGCAGGCTCAGAAGGCAGGCGGCGCTGCCGCATTTATAGATGCTGAGCACGCACTCGACGTAACATATGCCGAGAAGATCGGGGTAAATATAAACGAACTTCTCTTGAGCCAGCCGGATTCAGGGGAACAGGCGCTTGAAGTGACAGAGACGCTTGTCAGAAGCGGTGCGCTTGATCTAATCGTTATCGACTCTGTTGCCGCGCTGGTTCCGCAGGCTGAGATAGAGGGCGACATGGGGCAGAGCCTTCCGGGGCTTCAGGCAAGACTTATGAGCCAGGCGCTCAGAAAGCTCACATCCGCCATCTCAAAAAGTCATACAACCGTCATCTTTATAAACCAGATAAGGATGAAGATTGGAGTCATGTTCGGGAACCCGGAGACAACTACCGGAGGAAACGCTTTGAAATTCTACTCATCGGTAAGGCTTGATATCAGAAAGATAGAACAGCTCAAAGACGCTCAGGAGTCTGTCGGAAACAGGGTCAGGGTGAAGGTAGTAAAGAACAAAGTCGCCCCGCCCTTTAAGCAGGCGGAATTTGACATATACTTCAATGAGGGCATCTCAAGGACCGGCGAGATCATTGAACACGGGGTATTAAAGGGAATTGTAGAAAGGGCAGGAGCGTGGTATTCTTATAATGGCAACCGGATAGGCCAGGGAAGAGACAACACCAAGGAATATCTTAAGTCAAACCCTGAGCTCGCCAATGAGATAGAGGATAAAGTGCTTGAGGCTTACGGCATGAAGAAGCATAAGAAATAA
- the alaS gene encoding alanine--tRNA ligase — protein sequence MNSSDIRKLFIDFFKDKGHKAMPSSPLLPVDDPTLLFTNAGMVQFKSIFLGDVESQHKRAVTVQKCLRAGGKHNDLENVGRTARHHTFFEMLGNFSFGDYFKREACEWAWEFLTEKVKLPADKLMITVFNDDDEAAEIWQKHIGIPANQIFRLGEKDNFWQMGDTGPCGPCSEILIDQGPEMGCGKPGCMVGCDCDRYLEIWNLVFMQYNRDAAGKLHPLPKPSIDTGMGLERLAAVMQGKKNNFDSDLFMPIIKYVAGISGKKYGADKATDVSMRVIADHIRSSAFVLSEGLVPSNEGRGYVLRRIIRRAARHGLMLGIKGPFLHDVLDAVYEIMSGSYPELNENIGMSKKVLKFEEERFAHTLSSGMDLMDKVINEIRASGKEMIPGTELFKLYDTFGFPLDLARDIAEDNGLKIDEKGFNEEMELQKTKARASWVGGGEEVSGIYKEIETLVGATEFTGYDAPDKTESVVRAMIKNGAIIKEAKEGEEVEVVLDKTPFYGESGGQVGDTGIMEHGEGLLKLEVMNAKRTHNLILHSARIIKGTLRPDVYVKPIINDERREAVKRNHTATHILHAALKEVLGDHIKQAGSFVAPDRLRFDFNHFFAMDEREIKEVERIVNEKVIKNMPVHVSETSLNNAIAHGVVALFGEKYGETVRVVKAGNYSAELCGGTHCDATGDIGPFKIISEGSAAAGIRRIEALTGFYAHKFINDEEEELKKAAGLLKATPLNVAEKVRKALSDLKLLEKEMEKLRSSSASQDIESILGKTVEIDGIKVLAHKIDGLDMKTLRDLADKLKDKIGSGVIVLGSILNGQASYVSLVTKDLASHFHAGNILKSVTGGKGGGRADMAQGGTKDIDAIDMAISSVPDIIKGEAK from the coding sequence ATGAATAGCAGCGATATAAGAAAACTCTTCATAGATTTCTTTAAGGACAAAGGGCATAAGGCGATGCCAAGCTCCCCTCTTCTGCCTGTTGATGACCCCACGCTTTTATTCACCAATGCAGGCATGGTCCAGTTCAAATCAATCTTTCTGGGCGATGTTGAAAGCCAGCATAAACGGGCTGTGACCGTTCAGAAGTGCCTGAGGGCGGGCGGCAAGCACAATGACCTTGAGAATGTCGGAAGGACGGCAAGGCATCATACCTTCTTTGAGATGTTAGGCAACTTCTCATTCGGCGATTATTTCAAGAGAGAGGCGTGTGAATGGGCGTGGGAATTTCTCACAGAAAAGGTAAAACTTCCGGCTGACAAGCTGATGATAACCGTTTTCAATGATGACGACGAGGCTGCTGAGATATGGCAGAAGCATATAGGCATACCTGCCAACCAGATATTCAGGCTCGGAGAGAAGGACAACTTCTGGCAGATGGGCGACACAGGGCCGTGTGGGCCGTGCTCTGAGATACTTATAGACCAGGGGCCTGAGATGGGATGCGGAAAGCCCGGCTGCATGGTTGGGTGCGACTGCGACAGATACCTTGAGATATGGAACCTCGTATTCATGCAGTACAACAGAGATGCGGCAGGCAAACTTCACCCGCTGCCCAAGCCGAGCATTGACACAGGAATGGGGCTTGAGAGGCTTGCCGCTGTGATGCAGGGAAAGAAGAACAACTTTGACTCAGACCTCTTCATGCCGATAATAAAATATGTTGCAGGCATTTCAGGGAAGAAATATGGCGCTGACAAAGCAACAGACGTCTCGATGCGGGTCATAGCCGACCACATAAGGTCATCGGCATTCGTGCTTTCCGAAGGACTGGTGCCTTCAAATGAAGGAAGAGGTTATGTCTTAAGAAGGATCATAAGAAGGGCTGCGAGACACGGGCTCATGCTCGGCATCAAAGGGCCGTTCCTGCATGATGTTCTTGATGCAGTGTATGAGATAATGTCCGGCTCTTATCCTGAACTGAATGAGAACATCGGGATGAGCAAAAAGGTTCTCAAGTTCGAAGAAGAGAGGTTCGCGCATACACTCTCTTCAGGCATGGATCTGATGGATAAGGTCATTAATGAGATAAGGGCATCAGGCAAAGAGATGATACCGGGCACCGAACTATTCAAGCTTTATGACACATTCGGCTTTCCGCTTGACCTTGCGAGAGACATTGCCGAAGACAACGGCTTGAAGATAGATGAAAAAGGCTTTAATGAAGAGATGGAGCTTCAGAAGACAAAGGCGCGCGCATCATGGGTCGGAGGCGGAGAGGAAGTTTCAGGGATATACAAAGAGATCGAAACGCTTGTCGGGGCCACTGAGTTCACCGGCTATGACGCGCCGGATAAAACAGAGAGCGTGGTCAGGGCGATGATAAAGAACGGCGCCATTATAAAAGAGGCCAAAGAAGGCGAAGAGGTTGAAGTAGTTCTGGACAAGACCCCGTTCTACGGAGAATCAGGCGGACAGGTGGGCGATACCGGCATAATGGAGCACGGCGAAGGGCTCTTGAAGCTTGAAGTGATGAATGCAAAAAGAACCCACAACCTTATTCTTCATTCAGCAAGGATAATCAAAGGGACTTTAAGGCCTGACGTTTATGTAAAGCCTATAATAAATGACGAGAGAAGAGAGGCTGTCAAACGCAATCATACCGCCACGCATATTCTGCACGCGGCGCTGAAGGAAGTGTTAGGCGATCATATAAAACAGGCAGGCTCGTTCGTAGCGCCTGACCGGCTGAGGTTTGACTTCAACCACTTCTTTGCCATGGATGAAAGGGAGATCAAAGAGGTTGAGAGGATAGTTAATGAAAAGGTGATCAAGAACATGCCTGTCCATGTCTCTGAGACATCTCTTAATAATGCGATAGCCCATGGAGTGGTGGCGCTCTTTGGTGAAAAATACGGTGAGACGGTCAGGGTCGTAAAGGCGGGAAATTACTCTGCCGAACTGTGCGGGGGAACGCACTGTGACGCGACCGGGGATATCGGCCCGTTCAAGATAATCTCTGAAGGAAGCGCGGCTGCAGGCATACGAAGGATAGAGGCGCTGACCGGCTTTTACGCGCATAAGTTCATTAATGACGAGGAAGAAGAGCTGAAAAAAGCTGCCGGCCTTCTTAAGGCAACCCCTCTTAATGTTGCAGAGAAAGTGCGAAAGGCCTTAAGCGACCTCAAGCTTCTGGAAAAGGAGATGGAAAAGCTGAGGAGCAGTTCAGCCTCTCAGGACATAGAGAGCATCCTTGGAAAGACGGTTGAGATAGACGGCATAAAGGTGCTTGCACACAAGATAGACGGGCTTGATATGAAGACGCTCAGAGATCTGGCGGACAAACTGAAAGATAAGATAGGCTCCGGGGTCATCGTCCTCGGCTCCATACTTAACGGCCAGGCGTCATATGTATCACTCGTCACAAAGGACCTCGCCTCCCATTTCCACGCGGGAAATATATTAAAGAGCGTCACCGGCGGCAAGGGCGGCGGCAGGGCTGATATGGCGCAGGGCGGGACAAAAGATATCGACGCTATTGATATGGCAATCTCCTCAGTACCTGATATAATTAAGGGAGAGGCAAAATAA
- a CDS encoding type IV pilus twitching motility protein PilT, whose product MARDINALLRKTVSMGASDLHIKVGSPPIIRISGTLVPMEGEERLSGDDTKGIASAILNEYHLKVFDETKDVDVAYSIPGLGRFRCNCFSQRGTVGIVFRVIPMEIKSIDDLLLPPILKKIASEARGLILVTGATGSGKSTTLAAIIDYINTTRHEHIMTIEDPIEFLHRDNMSIVNQRETGSDTVSFAKALKASLRQDPDVILVGEMRDHETIQTALVAAETGHLVLSTLHTVDASETINRIITVFPPHQHQQMRIQLASVLKAIISQRLVPTADGKGRVAAIEVLIATKTVKGCIEDKDKTGMISDYIAEGASQYGMQTFDQSLLNLYKDGLVTYEDALTRSTNPDDFALMVRGIQSTSRFMDDTRKGDKGKEGTGVVVDDQTLFALYKDGTISYGDALAKAKNKEDFRMMAEVYKSSPDYADPAKKSPKKDKVSDERFSS is encoded by the coding sequence ATGGCAAGAGATATAAACGCATTACTGAGAAAAACGGTTTCTATGGGGGCATCAGACCTCCATATTAAAGTGGGCAGCCCGCCGATCATAAGGATCAGCGGAACACTGGTTCCTATGGAAGGCGAGGAAAGGCTCTCAGGCGATGATACTAAAGGCATCGCCTCTGCCATCCTCAACGAGTATCACCTTAAAGTCTTTGATGAGACAAAAGATGTTGATGTCGCCTACAGCATCCCGGGACTTGGGCGGTTCAGATGCAACTGCTTTTCCCAGAGAGGGACCGTCGGCATAGTCTTCAGGGTCATCCCTATGGAGATAAAGTCCATTGACGACCTGCTGCTGCCGCCTATCCTGAAGAAGATCGCTTCTGAAGCGAGAGGCCTCATTCTGGTCACAGGAGCAACGGGAAGCGGTAAATCAACCACGCTTGCCGCGATCATTGATTATATAAACACCACACGGCATGAACACATCATGACGATAGAAGATCCGATAGAGTTCCTTCACAGGGACAATATGAGCATAGTGAATCAGAGGGAGACAGGCTCTGACACGGTATCTTTTGCCAAGGCGCTGAAGGCATCTCTGAGGCAGGACCCTGATGTAATACTCGTCGGCGAGATGCGCGACCATGAGACGATCCAGACAGCGCTTGTCGCAGCTGAGACAGGCCACCTCGTTCTCAGCACGCTCCATACGGTGGATGCATCCGAGACTATCAACCGTATCATCACAGTATTCCCGCCGCATCAGCATCAGCAGATGAGGATACAGCTTGCCTCCGTGCTTAAGGCAATAATCTCGCAGAGGCTCGTGCCGACTGCCGACGGAAAGGGCAGGGTCGCGGCTATAGAAGTGCTTATCGCAACCAAGACCGTCAAGGGGTGCATTGAAGATAAGGATAAGACCGGCATGATCAGCGACTATATCGCTGAAGGCGCAAGCCAGTACGGCATGCAGACATTTGACCAGTCGCTTCTCAACCTTTATAAAGATGGCCTGGTAACATACGAAGATGCCCTTACCAGATCCACCAACCCTGACGACTTCGCGCTTATGGTCAGGGGCATACAGTCAACATCCAGATTTATGGATGACACCAGAAAAGGCGATAAAGGAAAAGAAGGAACCGGAGTTGTCGTTGACGATCAGACCCTCTTTGCATTATATAAAGACGGCACTATCTCATACGGCGACGCCTTAGCCAAGGCCAAGAACAAAGAGGACTTCAGGATGATGGCCGAAGTTTATAAATCTTCTCCCGACTATGCAGATCCCGCAAAAAAATCTCCAAAGAAAGATAAGGTCTCTGATGAGAGGTTCTCAAGCTGA